One Suricata suricatta isolate VVHF042 chromosome X, meerkat_22Aug2017_6uvM2_HiC, whole genome shotgun sequence genomic region harbors:
- the LOC115284241 gene encoding spindlin-2B has translation MKTPNAQEAEGQQTRAAAGRATGSANMTKKKTSQKKQRGRPSSQSRRNIVGCRISHGWKEGDEPITQWKGTVLDQVPINPSLYLVKYDGIDCVYGLELHRDERVLSLKILSDRVVSSQVGDPNLANTIIGKAVEHMFEGEHGSKDEWRGMVLAQAPIMKAWFYITYEKDPVLYMYQLLDDYKEGDLRIMPESSESPPAEREPGGVVDGLIGKHVEYTKEDGSKRIGMVIHQVEAKPSVYFIKFDDDFHIYVYDLVKKS, from the coding sequence ATGAAGACCCCCAACGCACAGGAGGCCGAAGGGCAACAAACCAGAGCAGCTGCAGGACGGGCTACTGGGTCTGCAAACATGACGAAGAAAAAGACCTCCCaaaagaagcagagaggcagaCCTTCGTCCCAGTCCCGCAGGAACATCGTGGGCTGCAGAATTTCACATGGATGGAAGGAAGGTGATGAGCCCATCACCCAGTGGAAAGGAACCGTTCTGGATCAGGTGCCTATAAATCCCTCTCTTTATCTGGTGAAATATGATGGAATTGACTGTGTCTATGGACTGGAACTTCACAGAGATGAAAGagttttgtctcttaaaattcTTTCCGACAGGGTGGTATCATCTCAAGTCGGTGATCCCAACCTTGCAAACACCATAATTGGTAAAGCTGTGGAACATATGTTTGAGGGTGAGCATGGTTCCAAGGATGAATGGAGGGGGATGGTCTTAGCCCAAGCACCTATCATGAAAGCCTGGTTTTATATTACCTATGAGAAAGATCCTGTCTTGTACATGTACCAGCTTCTAGATGATTATAAAGAAGGAGACCTCCGTATCATGCCAGAGTCCAGTGAGTCTCCTCCAGCAGAGAGGGAGCCAGGAGGAGTTGTAGATGGCCTGATAGGTAAACATGTGGAATATACCAAAGAAGATGGCTCCAAACGGATTGGCATGGTCATTCACCAAGTGGAAGCCAAACCCTCTGTGTATTTCATCAAGTTTGATGATGATTTCCACATCTATGTCTATGATTTGGTGAAAAAGTCCTAA